One Bdellovibrio bacteriovorus str. Tiberius DNA segment encodes these proteins:
- the atpG gene encoding ATP synthase F1 subunit gamma, translated as MASLKDIRAQIESTKNTQQITKAMKLVSAAKLRKAQNNIVNMRPYALALRQVIADIAVTNKVSHPLMEKKEQVKNVLLVVITSDRGLCGAFNSNINKFAEAYYNNNKASLEKIDFLFVGRRGHDYFARRGIKPVDYITKLDKDISYELASKVANRVMNDYLEGAYDEVRIVHNEFQSAISQTVTAETLLPINLGLTTFKTETEAASNFAVDMIFEPAPEQIIKELLEKHFELQVYRCMSESVAGEHGARMSAMENATNNAKEMINKLTLTYNKLRQEKITTELIEIVSGAEALKG; from the coding sequence ATGGCAAGCTTGAAGGATATCCGGGCTCAGATTGAGTCCACTAAAAACACCCAGCAGATCACGAAAGCTATGAAGCTCGTGTCTGCTGCAAAGTTGAGAAAGGCGCAGAATAACATCGTTAATATGCGTCCTTATGCTCTGGCTTTGCGTCAGGTGATTGCGGATATCGCTGTGACCAATAAGGTGTCGCATCCGTTGATGGAGAAGAAAGAACAAGTAAAGAATGTTTTGCTTGTTGTTATCACTTCTGATCGCGGTCTTTGCGGCGCTTTCAACAGCAATATCAACAAATTCGCTGAAGCTTATTATAACAACAACAAAGCTTCTCTAGAGAAGATCGACTTCCTGTTCGTGGGTCGTCGTGGTCATGACTACTTCGCAAGACGTGGTATCAAGCCGGTTGATTACATCACCAAGCTTGATAAGGACATTTCCTATGAGCTGGCTTCCAAAGTTGCGAACCGCGTGATGAATGATTACCTTGAAGGCGCTTACGATGAAGTTCGTATCGTGCACAACGAGTTCCAATCTGCCATCTCCCAGACAGTGACTGCTGAAACTCTTCTGCCAATCAACCTTGGTTTGACGACTTTCAAAACAGAAACTGAAGCTGCATCCAACTTTGCTGTCGATATGATCTTCGAACCGGCTCCAGAGCAAATCATCAAAGAATTGCTTGAGAAACACTTCGAACTTCAAGTTTACAGATGTATGTCCGAGTCTGTTGCGGGTGAACATGGTGCTCGTATGAGCGCGATGGAAAACGCGACAAACAACGCGAAAGAGATGATCAACAAACTCACTCTGACGTATAACAAATTGAGACAAGAAAAAATTACTACAGAATTGATTGAAATCGTATCTGGCGCTGAAGCGCTTAAAGGATAG
- the atpA gene encoding F0F1 ATP synthase subunit alpha: METQIRADEISRVLKEQINQYNKKIEVSETGSVLSVGDGVARIYGLENAMAGELVEFPGEVYGMVLNLEEGYVGAVLFGEDRHIKEGDVVKRTKKIVSVPVGEALLGRVVDALGNPIDGRGAINTPHSRIVETKAPGIVYRHPVEEPLQTGIKAIDALVPIGRGQRELIIGDRQTGKTTIAVDTIINQKGLNVQCFYVAIGQKQSTVALVVEKLRAAGALEYTTIIAANASDPAPLQYLAAYSGTAMAEYFRDTGRHALIVYDDLTKQAQAYRQLSLLLRRPPGREAYPGDVFYCHSRLLERASKLSADKGGGSLTALPIIETQAGDISAYIPTNVISITDGQIFLESDLFYKGVRPAISVGKSVSRVGGAAQIKAMKQVAGSLKLELAQFRSMEAFAAFASDLDKASQQQLARGRRLIEVLKQPQYSPVKVEEQIIMIFAAGNAFVDQYPETDVKRYEKEMIEFLKNKHSEIIKTISEKKAIADDTKKALLAALEEFKAIFQPSNK; this comes from the coding sequence ATGGAAACACAAATCCGTGCTGACGAGATCAGTCGCGTTCTCAAAGAGCAAATCAATCAATACAACAAAAAGATTGAAGTAAGTGAAACAGGTAGCGTTCTTTCCGTAGGGGACGGGGTTGCTCGTATCTATGGTCTTGAAAACGCAATGGCTGGTGAACTTGTAGAGTTCCCAGGCGAAGTATACGGAATGGTTCTGAACCTTGAAGAAGGTTACGTTGGTGCCGTGTTGTTCGGTGAAGACCGTCACATCAAAGAAGGCGACGTAGTTAAAAGAACGAAAAAAATCGTTTCCGTACCTGTAGGTGAAGCTCTTCTTGGTCGCGTTGTAGACGCCCTTGGTAACCCGATCGACGGCCGTGGCGCTATCAACACGCCTCACTCCCGTATCGTTGAAACCAAAGCTCCTGGTATCGTTTACCGTCACCCGGTTGAAGAACCTCTTCAAACTGGTATCAAGGCGATCGACGCCCTTGTACCAATCGGCCGTGGTCAGCGTGAATTGATCATCGGTGACCGTCAAACTGGTAAAACAACTATCGCAGTAGACACTATCATCAACCAAAAAGGTTTGAATGTTCAGTGCTTCTACGTAGCTATCGGTCAAAAACAATCCACAGTAGCTCTAGTGGTTGAAAAACTGCGTGCGGCGGGTGCTCTTGAGTACACCACTATCATCGCGGCGAATGCCTCTGACCCAGCTCCACTTCAATACCTGGCTGCTTACTCCGGTACAGCTATGGCTGAATACTTCCGCGATACTGGCAGACATGCTCTTATCGTTTACGATGACTTGACGAAACAAGCTCAGGCTTACCGTCAATTGTCTTTGCTTCTTCGTCGTCCTCCGGGCCGTGAAGCTTACCCAGGTGACGTGTTCTATTGCCACAGCCGTTTGTTGGAACGTGCTTCCAAATTGTCTGCTGATAAAGGCGGCGGTTCTTTGACTGCATTGCCAATCATCGAGACTCAAGCGGGCGATATCTCTGCTTACATCCCTACCAACGTTATCTCCATCACTGATGGTCAGATCTTCCTTGAATCCGATCTGTTCTACAAAGGTGTGCGTCCAGCTATCTCTGTAGGTAAATCCGTTTCTCGCGTGGGTGGTGCGGCTCAGATTAAAGCGATGAAACAAGTTGCAGGTTCCCTGAAACTTGAGCTTGCTCAGTTCCGTTCCATGGAAGCATTCGCTGCGTTTGCATCCGATTTGGATAAAGCGTCCCAGCAACAGCTTGCTCGTGGTCGTCGTCTGATTGAAGTGTTGAAACAGCCTCAATACTCTCCGGTAAAAGTTGAAGAGCAAATCATCATGATCTTCGCTGCTGGTAACGCGTTCGTTGACCAATACCCAGAGACAGACGTTAAGAGATACGAAAAAGAAATGATCGAGTTCTTGAAAAACAAGCACTCTGAGATCATCAAAACTATCTCTGAGAAGAAAGCGATTGCTGACGATACTAAAAAAGCATTGTTGGCAGCTCTTGAAGAGTTCAAAGCAATCTTCCAACCTTCTAACAAGTAA
- the atpH gene encoding ATP synthase F1 subunit delta, with product MRVSEISKRYAKALLAVAKQKGIHTQVHAELQALVKSFAGDVSVKNYFENPMIGSDQKITAVKASLSGKGVSEEVVNTLVLLAEKNRFGVLEQISFAYRDLLDLEEGVTRGVVRSAQPLAADAQKDIEQKITKVLNKKIVLTYEQDPKLLGGIVATVGGWTFDDSIDTHLKKLNEELNRRAN from the coding sequence ATGAGAGTCAGCGAGATTTCCAAAAGATACGCAAAAGCCCTTCTGGCTGTAGCAAAGCAAAAAGGCATCCACACTCAAGTGCACGCAGAACTGCAGGCACTGGTGAAGTCCTTCGCGGGCGATGTCTCTGTAAAAAACTATTTCGAAAATCCAATGATCGGTTCTGATCAGAAGATCACAGCGGTAAAAGCGTCTTTGTCCGGCAAAGGTGTTTCTGAAGAAGTGGTGAACACACTTGTTCTGCTGGCTGAAAAAAACCGCTTCGGTGTTCTTGAGCAAATTTCCTTCGCATACCGCGATCTTCTTGATTTGGAAGAGGGCGTGACTCGCGGAGTGGTTCGTTCTGCCCAGCCTCTGGCGGCAGATGCTCAAAAAGACATCGAGCAAAAAATCACTAAAGTATTGAATAAGAAAATCGTTCTGACTTACGAACAGGATCCAAAACTGCTTGGTGGCATCGTTGCCACTGTAGGCGGCTGGACATTCGATGACAGCATCGACACTCATCTTAAAAAATTAAATGAAGAACTAAACAGGAGAGCCAACTAA
- a CDS encoding ATP synthase F0 subunit B encodes MKLILNLLVLLAPAAVFAAGGGHHGDNHIPTSTIMFQAINLTILFAAIIYFTKDAIVSFFAGRKAAYLEAAQKSAFAREQAEKEFVDIKNKLANLDLTREENLRKAQTHAEDLKKQILDEANDVSKRIKTDAELTARLEVQRAQKELRTQLLQDSVEAARIVLTKDLGSSDQQKLQKDFINNVGV; translated from the coding sequence ATGAAATTGATTTTGAATCTATTGGTACTTCTGGCTCCAGCAGCAGTATTTGCAGCAGGTGGCGGTCATCACGGTGACAATCATATCCCAACTTCCACAATCATGTTCCAGGCGATCAACCTGACGATCCTGTTTGCGGCGATCATCTATTTCACAAAAGATGCTATCGTTTCCTTCTTCGCAGGCCGCAAAGCGGCTTACCTGGAAGCAGCTCAAAAATCCGCTTTTGCGCGTGAACAGGCTGAAAAAGAATTCGTTGATATCAAAAACAAACTGGCAAATCTGGATCTGACTCGCGAAGAGAACCTGCGCAAAGCACAGACTCACGCTGAAGACCTGAAAAAACAGATCCTTGATGAAGCCAACGACGTTTCCAAGCGTATTAAAACTGATGCCGAACTGACAGCACGTCTTGAAGTTCAGCGCGCTCAAAAAGAGCTTCGCACCCAGCTTCTGCAGGATTCTGTTGAAGCCGCTCGCATCGTTTTGACGAAGGATCTTGGTTCTTCTGATCAACAAAAACTGCAAAAAGATTTCATCAACAACGTTGGAGTGTAA
- a CDS encoding ATP synthase F0 subunit B has product MDIFAQLGINTTAGIQFVFFAIALIFLSKVVFGPYAHALEERERRTKGGEDLALEYQNKSVELQTEYEVKTRDLNSQMKSIIDAAKSQANKDYESAVSKARTEADKLVQDNRTQITTAVATAAGELKSQTNSVAMAITSKLLGK; this is encoded by the coding sequence ATGGACATTTTTGCACAACTAGGTATCAATACCACGGCCGGCATTCAGTTTGTGTTCTTCGCAATCGCTTTGATCTTTTTAAGCAAAGTCGTTTTCGGTCCTTATGCTCACGCATTGGAAGAAAGAGAAAGAAGAACCAAGGGCGGCGAAGATCTTGCTCTTGAATATCAAAATAAATCCGTAGAGTTGCAGACCGAGTACGAGGTTAAAACCCGTGACTTGAACAGCCAGATGAAATCCATCATCGATGCGGCCAAATCTCAGGCGAACAAAGATTACGAATCTGCAGTTTCCAAAGCCCGCACAGAGGCGGACAAACTTGTTCAGGACAACAGAACTCAAATCACAACTGCGGTAGCAACTGCAGCGGGCGAATTGAAGTCCCAGACAAACTCTGTAGCAATGGCAATCACCAGCAAGCTTCTTGGTAAATAA
- a CDS encoding bactofilin family protein, whose amino-acid sequence MAVNLSPALQEDLLTGHVTAILDQGTHFEGKLSFEGTVQIGGDFKGEIFTKDTIVINEGASVTAQIEADTIVISGRVEGNLFARRRVIMHPPAIFKGTVTSPSLRIDEGVVFEGASYMPKS is encoded by the coding sequence ATGGCAGTAAACCTTTCCCCCGCACTCCAAGAAGATCTTTTAACTGGTCATGTGACGGCAATCCTTGACCAGGGGACCCATTTCGAAGGAAAGCTCAGCTTCGAGGGGACTGTTCAAATTGGCGGTGACTTTAAGGGGGAAATCTTTACCAAGGACACCATCGTTATTAACGAAGGGGCCTCTGTAACGGCCCAAATCGAAGCCGATACCATCGTTATTTCCGGCCGGGTTGAGGGAAATCTCTTTGCCCGTCGCAGGGTTATAATGCACCCTCCAGCCATCTTTAAAGGCACCGTAACATCCCCAAGTCTGCGCATCGATGAAGGGGTCGTTTTCGAGGGTGCGTCCTACATGCCTAAGTCTTAG
- a CDS encoding ParB/RepB/Spo0J family partition protein — translation MSDIAVESSNKKKGLGRGLGSLLGGPAPEQTPAAPKAAAATSINNTVASTPAPAAAPQVATPVAPPVDPESKIWKVGIDKLSPGQYQPRRTFEKEPLQELAQSIKENGILQPIVARRTVSGKLEIVAGERRWRASQLAGLHEVPVILKNYDDKQALELAIVENIQREDLNPIEEAEGYARLISEFKLSQQQVAEKVGRDRATVANAVRLLSLPDSVKEMISGNELSVGHAKVLLSLQDPKKQLEFAKKVVNEKIAVRKLEKMVQAVVKGNDEVEEAPTFDSNVTQRLISGLSDELQKMLGTKVNIDYANSKGKITIHFYSDDELTNMVDRLKEGWQ, via the coding sequence ATGTCTGATATTGCTGTAGAATCCTCAAACAAGAAAAAAGGTCTTGGCCGCGGCTTAGGCTCTTTGTTGGGTGGCCCTGCTCCGGAACAAACTCCGGCAGCTCCGAAAGCTGCTGCTGCCACATCTATTAATAATACTGTAGCTTCAACTCCCGCTCCAGCGGCTGCTCCTCAAGTAGCGACACCCGTCGCCCCTCCCGTAGATCCTGAGAGCAAAATCTGGAAAGTGGGAATTGATAAGCTTTCACCTGGTCAATACCAGCCTCGTAGAACATTTGAGAAAGAACCGCTTCAGGAGCTTGCTCAGTCTATTAAAGAGAACGGTATTCTTCAGCCCATCGTGGCTCGTCGTACGGTATCCGGGAAACTGGAAATCGTGGCCGGTGAACGCCGCTGGCGTGCATCCCAACTGGCGGGACTGCATGAAGTTCCAGTTATCCTTAAGAATTACGATGACAAACAAGCGCTGGAACTGGCGATTGTTGAGAACATTCAGCGTGAAGATCTGAATCCGATCGAAGAAGCCGAAGGTTATGCGCGCCTGATTTCTGAGTTTAAGTTGTCTCAGCAGCAGGTGGCGGAAAAAGTCGGCCGTGACCGTGCGACCGTGGCGAATGCTGTTCGTCTATTGTCTTTGCCTGATTCTGTGAAAGAGATGATCTCTGGAAACGAACTTTCCGTGGGTCACGCCAAAGTCCTTCTTTCTTTGCAGGATCCAAAGAAGCAGCTGGAATTCGCGAAAAAAGTTGTGAACGAAAAAATCGCGGTTCGTAAGCTTGAAAAAATGGTGCAAGCCGTCGTGAAAGGTAACGATGAAGTTGAAGAGGCACCAACTTTTGATTCTAATGTTACTCAGCGTTTGATTTCTGGTTTGAGCGATGAGCTTCAGAAAATGCTGGGTACGAAAGTGAACATTGATTACGCCAATTCAAAAGGTAAAATCACCATTCATTTCTATTCCGATGATGAACTGACCAATATGGTAGATAGGCTTAAAGAAGGATGGCAGTAA